Proteins from a single region of Xenopus laevis strain J_2021 chromosome 9_10S, Xenopus_laevis_v10.1, whole genome shotgun sequence:
- the spopl.S gene encoding speckle-type POZ protein-like: protein MQKIFVVKMPEVATTVSSEEMSSPPVAESWCYTQVKVVKFSYMWTINNFSFCREETGEVLKSSSFSSGPNDKLKWCLRVNPKGLDDESKDYLSLYLLLVSSPKNEVRAKFKFSILNSKNEETKAMESQRAYRFVQGKDWGFKKYIRRDFLLDEANALLPDDKLTLYCEVSVVQDSVNISGQSSSNNLKVPECQLAEDMGCLWENRRFTDCSLFVEGNEFKAHKSILAARSPVFSAMFEHPMQESRKNRVYIRDVDPEVFKEMMRFIYTGGAPHLDKMADKLLAAADKYALERLKVMCEESLCNNLTVENVADVLILADLHSAEQLKAQAIDFINRCSVLGQLGCKDRKNCNSNQTMDIMETAGWKSMIKSHPHLVAEAFRALASAQCPPFGIPRKRLKQS, encoded by the exons atgcagaaaataTTTGTAGTCAAAATGCCTGAAGTTGCCACAACGGTTTCCTCTGAAGAAATGTCAAGTCCACCTGTGGCTGAAAGTTGGTGTTATACCCAG gtcAAAGTTGTCAAATTCTCCTACATGTGGACCATAAATAACTTTAGTTTTTGCCGAGAAGAAACCGGTGAAGTTTTAAAAAGTTCCTCATTTTCATCAGGACCTAATGATAAACTGAAATG gtGTTTAAGAGTTAATCCAAAAGGTTTAGATGATGAGAGTAAAGATTACTTGTCCTTGTATTTACTTCTCGTCAGTAGCCCAAAAAATGAAGTGCGGgcgaaattcaagttttctatcCTTAACTCCAAGAATGAAGAGACAAAAGCCATGG AAAGTCAGAGAGCCTATCGCTTTGTTCAGGGAAAAGACTGGGGTTTTAAGAAATACATTAGACGAGATTTTTTACTTGACGAAGCTAATGCTCTGTTACCAGATGATAAGCTTACACTGTACTGTGAG GTTAGTGTGGTCCAAGACTCCGTAAATATATCAGGCCAGTCCAGCTCAAACAATCTAAAAGTACCGGAGTGTCAACTGGCAGAAGATATGGGATGTCTCTGGGAAAACCGAAGATTCACAGACTGCAGCCTCTTTGTAGAAGGGAATGAATTTAAGGCTCATAAATCTATTCTTGCAG CTCGCTCTCCTGTATTTAGTGCAATGTTTGAACATCCCATGCAAGAAAGTAGAAAG AATAGGGTATACATTCGTGATGTGGATCCTGAAGTGTTTAAAGAAATGATGAGATTCATTTACACCGGAGGAGCACCTCATCTGGACAAGATGGCAGATAAATTGTTGGCAGCGGCAGATAAA TATGCACTGGAAAGACTTAAAGTCATGTGTGAAGAGTCTTTGTGCAATAACCTTACAGTGGAGAATGTTGCTGACGTTCTTATTCTCGCAGATTTGCACAGTGCCGAACAGCTGAAAGCACAAGCTATAGACTTCATTAACAG ATGCAGCGTTCTCGGCCAATTGGGATGCAAGGATAGGAAAAATTGCAATAGCAA CCAAACGATGGACATAATGGAAACAGCTGGCTGGAAATCCATGATCAAATCCCATCCGCACTTAGTAGCAGAGGCCTTCCGAGCTCTCGCTTCCGCACAGTGTCCTCCTTTTGGAATTCCAAGAAAGCGGCTAAAACAGTCGTAA